The DNA window GCATCACATGTGAGGAAAATAATCTATTCACAATAATGTTTCATCCATGAGCGCATCATCTGTCAACTGAATGGCAGGTGAAGGAGGCATTAATCATACAAATTAGGTTTAGAGACAAAAAAACCCGCCGCAGCGGGTTTTTATGCCGGGCTCGATTAGTGTTCGAACATGGCAGAGATGGATTCTTCGTTGCTGATACGACGAATCGCTTCGGCCAGCATGCCAGACAGCGTCAGAGTACGAACTTTTGCCAGCGCTTTGATTTCTGGTGCCAGTGGAATGGTATCGCAGACGACGAATTCGTCAATCACAGAGTTTTGGATATTCTGGATAGCATTACCTGAGAAGATCGGGTGCGTTGCGTAAGCGAATACGCGTTTAGCGCCACGTTCTTTCAGTGCTTCTGCTGCTTTACACAGGGTACCGCCAGTATCAATCATATCGTCAACCATCACGCAGTCACGACCAGCGACGTCACCGATGATGTGCATCACCTGAGAGACGTTAGCGCGCGGGCGACGTTTGTCGATAATAGCCATGTCGGTATCGTGCAGCAGCTTGGCAATAGCACGAGCACGAACGACGCCGCCGATGTCCGGAGAAACCACAATTGGGTTATCCAGATTCAGCTGCAGCATGTCTTCCAGCAGGATTGGGCTGCCGAATACGTTATCAACCGGAACATCAAAGAAGCCCTGAATTTGTTCTGCATGCAGATCAACGGTCAGGACACGGTCGACGCCAACGCTGGACAGGAAGTCGGCAACCACTTTTGCGGTGATAGGTACGCGAGCAGAACGAACACGACGGTCCTGGCGAGCATAACCGAAGTAGGGGATAACAGCGGTGATACGACCTGCCGAAGCACGACGCAGAGCATCAACCATAACAACCAATTCCATCAGGTTGTCATTGGTGGGAGCACAAGTGGACTGGATGATGAAAATATCACCACCGCGTACGTTTTCATTGATTTGTACGCTGACTTCGCCGTCGCTAAAACGACCTACAGCGGCGTCGCCAAGAGAAGTGTACAGGCGGTTGGCAATACGTTGTGCTAGTTCCGGGGTAGCGTTACCAGCAAAAAGCTTCATATCAGGCACGAGAAGAACCTCAGGCATGCGTCCAGTGGTGGATGAAACGGGCCAAAAACTGTGCGGGTCGGCACGATTCCATCCAGGCGGTGTATTTAAAGAGCTCGATGCAACGTCTGGAACAGGGTG is part of the Klebsiella huaxiensis genome and encodes:
- the prs gene encoding ribose-phosphate diphosphokinase, whose translation is MPDMKLFAGNATPELAQRIANRLYTSLGDAAVGRFSDGEVSVQINENVRGGDIFIIQSTCAPTNDNLMELVVMVDALRRASAGRITAVIPYFGYARQDRRVRSARVPITAKVVADFLSSVGVDRVLTVDLHAEQIQGFFDVPVDNVFGSPILLEDMLQLNLDNPIVVSPDIGGVVRARAIAKLLHDTDMAIIDKRRPRANVSQVMHIIGDVAGRDCVMVDDMIDTGGTLCKAAEALKERGAKRVFAYATHPIFSGNAIQNIQNSVIDEFVVCDTIPLAPEIKALAKVRTLTLSGMLAEAIRRISNEESISAMFEH